A window from Vulcanimicrobium alpinum encodes these proteins:
- a CDS encoding high-potential iron-sulfur protein, whose product MGVAAVGTAAEAADNKKQFKYQDKPGKGGAKCSTCSLFKPPHGCQVVTGKISPNGWCVAYAKKAK is encoded by the coding sequence ATCGGCGTCGCTGCGGTCGGCACCGCCGCCGAAGCGGCCGACAACAAGAAGCAGTTCAAGTACCAGGACAAGCCCGGCAAGGGCGGCGCCAAGTGCTCGACCTGCTCGCTCTTCAAACCGCCTCACGGCTGCCAAGTCGTGACCGGGAAGATCAGCCCCAACGGCTGGTGCGTCGCCTACGCGAAGAAGGCGAAGTAG
- the def gene encoding peptide deformylase: MPDPSSPQDSESVRDEAGAFRTGYTRGTAMAYIREIITEGHPTLRKVAKKVDPAEIADPMFQQLLDDMFETMYDAPGIGLAAPQIGISKRIFTVDLQDDEPAHGPLVVINPKFTVSEGEIEATEGCLSVPGMVGEVTRFSRVVCTGLDRHGKKIALEGEGLFGRCLQHEMDHLNGVLYIDTAKNIRPAVTEEEVAEAEAVAAGAR; this comes from the coding sequence TTGCCGGATCCCTCCTCGCCCCAGGATTCGGAGAGCGTCCGGGATGAAGCCGGAGCGTTCCGGACGGGTTATACTAGAGGAACCGCCATGGCCTATATCCGCGAGATCATCACCGAGGGGCATCCGACGCTGCGCAAGGTCGCCAAGAAGGTCGACCCGGCCGAGATCGCCGACCCGATGTTCCAGCAGCTTCTCGACGACATGTTCGAGACGATGTACGATGCGCCGGGGATCGGGCTCGCCGCGCCGCAGATCGGGATCTCGAAGCGGATCTTCACCGTCGACCTGCAGGACGACGAACCCGCCCACGGCCCGCTGGTGGTGATCAACCCGAAGTTCACGGTGAGCGAGGGGGAGATTGAGGCGACCGAAGGCTGCCTCTCGGTTCCGGGTATGGTCGGCGAGGTGACGCGCTTTTCGCGGGTGGTGTGCACCGGCCTCGACCGCCACGGCAAGAAGATCGCGCTGGAAGGCGAGGGTCTCTTCGGCCGCTGCCTGCAGCACGAGATGGACCATCTCAACGGCGTCCTCTACATCGATACGGCGAAGAACATCCGTCCGGCCGTCACCGAAGAAGAAGTGGCGGAGGCCGAAGCGGTCGCCGCCGGCGCTCGCTGA
- a CDS encoding methionyl-tRNA formyltransferase gives MKLLVFGTSAFAVPILDAVAERHDVVGVVTQPDRPAGRGHRLVATPAKRAAGVRGLRVFTPERLRPFVDEARSLGAGAFVVASYGKIVPQALLDTVPIAFNVHPSLLPLYRGATPLQSALRDGRAETGVTIIAMDAGMDTGDILLQERTTVAAAETYGELHDRLALRGAALVLDAIERWERGTLERTPQGALGIPGAEIDATLTRPLGKDDLLIDWSAPPQRIVDLVRSLSPEPSARTRDAAGEPLKVARVHVEPRVEGAVPEAALDLADGRRIVVETAPGTNARAVLDAGDARIVFDSVTPAGKGPLDAARFAQFIVQSQRSAAARAR, from the coding sequence CTGAAGCTCCTCGTCTTCGGGACCAGCGCGTTCGCGGTCCCGATCCTCGACGCGGTTGCGGAACGTCACGACGTCGTCGGCGTCGTCACGCAGCCGGATCGCCCCGCCGGACGCGGCCACCGGCTCGTCGCAACGCCCGCCAAGCGTGCCGCCGGCGTGCGCGGACTGCGTGTCTTCACCCCCGAACGTCTGCGGCCGTTCGTCGACGAAGCGCGGTCGCTCGGCGCCGGCGCGTTCGTCGTCGCATCGTACGGCAAGATCGTCCCGCAAGCGCTGCTCGACACGGTCCCGATCGCGTTCAACGTGCATCCGTCGCTGCTGCCGCTCTACCGCGGCGCGACGCCGCTGCAGTCGGCGCTGCGCGACGGACGCGCGGAGACGGGCGTGACGATCATCGCGATGGATGCGGGGATGGACACCGGCGACATCCTGCTGCAGGAACGCACCACCGTCGCCGCGGCGGAGACGTACGGCGAACTGCACGACCGGCTCGCCCTGCGCGGCGCGGCGCTCGTGCTCGATGCGATCGAGCGCTGGGAGCGCGGCACGCTGGAGCGTACGCCGCAGGGAGCCTTGGGGATCCCCGGCGCGGAGATCGACGCGACGCTGACGCGTCCGCTCGGCAAAGACGATCTCCTGATCGATTGGTCGGCGCCGCCGCAACGGATCGTCGATCTCGTGCGATCGCTTTCGCCCGAACCGTCGGCGCGCACGCGCGACGCGGCCGGCGAGCCGCTCAAAGTCGCGCGCGTCCACGTCGAGCCGCGCGTCGAAGGCGCGGTCCCGGAGGCGGCGCTCGACCTCGCGGACGGCCGGCGCATCGTCGTTGAGACGGCCCCAGGCACGAATGCGCGCGCGGTGCTCGATGCGGGCGACGCGCGGATCGTCTTCGACAGCGTCACGCCCGCCGGGAAGGGTCCGCTCGATGCGGCGCGTTTCGCGCAGTTCATCGTCCAGTCGCAGCGCAGCGCGGCGGCGCGCGCGCGGTGA
- a CDS encoding transcription antitermination factor NusB has translation MSAPAITAREVALQVCRDVFGPHPRGAREALDYRLRKATLDARDRAFATELAYGAIKMRRYLDFELEPFVGERAKTLPQPIAEILRLGTYQLRAMHGVEAYAAVSESVGLARKYGHKGTAGLVNAVLRRVADAPPRDADLATAASLPTWVVAHWRERFGEERLPAILAGVNAPPAVALAVDLRNADRGEAQNALAGAGVVAAPSPLARDVLVLAPDASAADIEHLAQHRWHLHAEAAALPVDLLDPQPGERVVELCCGRGNKTLQIVSRTGDAGTVLAVDSDARKTAELAKRLAAAGAVSVAVVTADATAMQAEADADAVLLDAPCSGLGILGRQPEARWRKTPDDPVRMALLQARLIATAARSVKPGGRLVYAVCSTDRREGEDVIAQFLAAHAAFARAALPARYAPASTAAGDVLVPPGIDGRDGFFIAVLSRAIP, from the coding sequence GTGAGCGCGCCGGCGATCACGGCGCGCGAAGTCGCGCTGCAGGTCTGCCGCGACGTCTTCGGGCCGCATCCGCGCGGCGCACGCGAAGCGCTCGACTACCGTCTGCGCAAGGCGACGCTCGACGCACGCGATCGCGCCTTCGCGACCGAGCTCGCATACGGCGCGATCAAGATGCGCCGCTATCTCGATTTCGAACTCGAGCCGTTCGTCGGCGAACGCGCGAAAACGCTCCCGCAGCCGATCGCCGAGATCTTGCGCTTGGGGACGTATCAACTGCGCGCGATGCACGGCGTCGAGGCGTACGCCGCCGTCTCCGAGAGCGTCGGCCTGGCCCGCAAATACGGGCATAAAGGGACCGCGGGACTGGTCAACGCCGTGCTGCGCCGCGTCGCCGACGCGCCGCCGCGCGACGCCGATCTCGCGACCGCCGCCTCGCTCCCGACCTGGGTCGTCGCGCATTGGCGCGAGCGCTTCGGCGAGGAACGCCTGCCGGCGATCCTGGCGGGCGTCAATGCGCCGCCCGCCGTCGCGCTCGCCGTCGATCTGCGCAACGCCGATCGCGGCGAGGCGCAGAACGCGCTCGCCGGCGCAGGGGTCGTCGCTGCGCCGAGCCCGCTCGCCCGCGACGTGCTCGTCCTCGCGCCCGATGCGTCGGCGGCCGACATCGAGCACCTCGCGCAGCACCGCTGGCACCTGCACGCCGAAGCCGCCGCGCTTCCGGTCGATCTGCTCGATCCGCAGCCGGGCGAGCGGGTCGTCGAACTGTGCTGCGGGCGCGGGAACAAGACCCTGCAGATCGTCAGCCGCACGGGCGACGCGGGGACCGTCCTCGCCGTCGACAGCGACGCGCGCAAGACCGCCGAACTCGCGAAGCGCCTCGCCGCCGCCGGCGCCGTCTCCGTCGCGGTCGTCACCGCCGACGCGACCGCGATGCAGGCCGAGGCAGACGCCGACGCCGTGCTCCTCGACGCGCCGTGTTCGGGCCTCGGGATCCTCGGCCGCCAGCCCGAGGCGCGCTGGCGCAAAACCCCCGACGATCCCGTCCGTATGGCGCTGCTGCAGGCCCGGCTCATCGCGACGGCGGCGCGCAGCGTGAAGCCCGGCGGGCGGCTCGTCTACGCGGTCTGTTCGACGGACCGGCGAGAAGGAGAAGACGTGATCGCACAGTTTCTCGCCGCGCACGCGGCGTTCGCGCGCGCCGCGCTCCCGGCGCGCTACGCGCCCGCGTCGACGGCCGCCGGCGACGTGCTCGTCCCGCCCGGGATCGACGGGCGCGACGGCTTTTTCATCGCCGTGCTCTCGCGCGCGATCCCGTGA
- a CDS encoding FhaA domain-containing protein, whose protein sequence is MNVFARIESACARVVEDAFARVFPSALDPAQIGRRLIATAQANASDTYLVRVHPTDYARLGPDRDFLEGRWSAMLREAVPDRTTARVVLDEDPDIVAGSLAIEAVVDERMQTLAFERADGTQIALFDGLSIGRSGDNDVVLRDARVSRRHAHVAADASGWSIVDDDSSNGVFVDGAQVRRARLDRGSVVTIGETLLRVVDAG, encoded by the coding sequence GTGAACGTCTTCGCCCGGATCGAGTCCGCGTGCGCGCGCGTCGTCGAAGACGCGTTCGCCCGGGTCTTTCCGAGCGCGCTCGATCCGGCGCAGATCGGACGCCGGCTGATCGCGACGGCGCAGGCGAATGCCAGCGACACGTACCTCGTGCGCGTCCACCCGACCGACTACGCGCGGCTCGGCCCCGATCGCGACTTTCTCGAGGGCCGTTGGAGTGCGATGCTGCGCGAAGCGGTCCCCGACCGCACGACGGCGCGCGTGGTGCTCGACGAAGACCCCGACATCGTCGCCGGTTCGCTCGCGATCGAAGCGGTGGTCGACGAGCGGATGCAGACGCTCGCGTTCGAACGCGCCGACGGCACGCAGATCGCCCTTTTCGACGGCTTGTCGATCGGACGCTCCGGCGACAACGACGTCGTGCTGCGCGACGCGCGCGTCTCGCGGCGGCACGCGCACGTCGCCGCCGACGCGAGCGGCTGGAGCATCGTCGATGACGATTCGTCCAACGGCGTCTTCGTCGACGGCGCGCAGGTGCGCCGCGCGCGGCTCGACCGCGGCAGCGTGGTGACGATCGGCGAGACGCTGCTGCGGGTGGTGGACGCGGGATGA
- a CDS encoding FHA domain-containing protein, which yields MTDPRLVTLGLSCAYLAYVVVMRDRRGPPPARAIEASIPTRIELTVFHAGTIKTSRFGRRILVGRAPSADLRLDDPQVSRLHARIEMRDDGVYVDDLGSRNGTLVDGRPVTAPRRLEVDDEVTVGTAALVFRGVGAWR from the coding sequence ATGACCGATCCGCGCCTGGTGACGCTCGGGCTGTCGTGCGCGTATCTCGCCTACGTCGTCGTGATGCGCGACCGGCGCGGTCCGCCGCCGGCGCGTGCGATCGAGGCGTCGATTCCGACGCGGATCGAGTTGACCGTGTTTCATGCGGGAACGATCAAGACATCCCGCTTCGGCAGGCGTATCCTGGTAGGGCGGGCACCGAGCGCCGATCTGCGGCTCGACGATCCGCAAGTCAGCCGGCTCCACGCAAGGATCGAGATGCGCGATGACGGAGTGTATGTGGACGATCTCGGGAGCCGCAACGGGACGCTCGTCGACGGGAGACCGGTGACGGCGCCGCGGCGGCTCGAGGTCGACGATGAGGTGACCGTGGGAACGGCAGCGTTGGTGTTCCGAGGAGTCGGTGCATGGAGATAG
- a CDS encoding PP2C family protein-serine/threonine phosphatase, whose product MEIAVGSRPGAPQRGDDEAYVAEIVAPGVVLLAVAHGFGRIRERPAPAVAAQAVRDSLKRRVRSERRDPRAALSAAFATANARVYAHSGSTEDYVASGTSLTAALIVGDHAFVAHVGGTRAYLGREGTLATLTVDDALGEGTLRLITRTLGTQPTLEPSLAHVRLMHGDALVLSSGALHELLADDEIADALRASASSEDVTARLLAIAGIRGDGAGTVIVGRAFHESAPDANARRPQVREAAIALAAMIAATIVAIFMLHALFAAA is encoded by the coding sequence ATGGAGATAGCGGTCGGTTCACGTCCGGGCGCGCCGCAGCGCGGTGACGACGAAGCCTACGTTGCCGAGATCGTCGCGCCGGGCGTCGTCCTGCTCGCCGTCGCGCACGGGTTCGGACGGATTCGCGAGCGGCCCGCGCCGGCAGTCGCCGCGCAAGCCGTGCGCGACAGCCTCAAACGCCGCGTGCGCAGCGAACGCCGCGACCCGCGCGCCGCGCTCTCGGCGGCGTTTGCGACCGCAAACGCGCGCGTCTACGCCCACTCCGGCAGTACTGAAGACTACGTTGCGTCGGGGACGTCGCTCACCGCCGCGCTGATCGTCGGCGATCACGCCTTCGTCGCGCACGTCGGCGGGACGCGCGCCTACCTGGGCCGCGAGGGGACGCTCGCGACGCTCACCGTCGACGATGCGCTCGGCGAGGGGACGCTGCGCCTGATCACCCGCACGCTGGGGACGCAGCCGACGCTCGAACCGTCGCTCGCGCACGTCCGGCTGATGCACGGGGATGCGCTCGTCCTCTCGAGCGGCGCGCTGCACGAACTGCTCGCCGACGACGAGATCGCCGATGCGCTGCGCGCCTCCGCGTCGTCGGAAGACGTCACGGCGCGGCTGCTCGCGATCGCGGGGATCCGCGGTGACGGCGCCGGCACGGTGATCGTCGGGCGCGCCTTTCACGAATCGGCGCCCGACGCGAACGCGCGCCGTCCGCAGGTGCGAGAAGCCGCGATCGCGCTCGCGGCGATGATCGCGGCGACGATCGTCGCGATCTTCATGCTGCACGCATTGTTCGCCGCCGCGTGA